The genomic segment ATCTTCGTAAGAAGATATGCTTCTTTTTAAAGCTAATCTTTGCCTAGCAGAAAATAGAAAATGATTTCCTACAAATTCAACACTTTTATCTATACTATACCCTTGATTTATTAAGTAATAGATATCCTTTTGAGCTTTTTTTAATGATTTTAGGTTTTCTTCATTAAATTCAATTTCGTCAGATGGAACAAAGCCTCTTTTAACTATTTGTGTCATATAAATATACCTCCGAAAGTACTATTTATATCTATATAATTGTTAAGATTTCTATAAATATATCTTGAATTATAACATATTTATGTAAAAATAATACAAGTAAATTATACGTGATATAATGAAATAATTACTTTTAGGGAGAGTATAGTAGATGGGAGTTAAAAAATATAGCTACAGAAATTCTGCTGATAGGAATTATTCCTAGATCAGAAATCTGTAGCTATATTATCATTAAATAAAGTGGAAACAACCTGCTGCTTGGAATCTTCAGCGATATTTTCATAGATTTTCGGAACAAAATATTTATGATTTCGGTAAGTTACCACATAAATTTAGTTTTAGATTTATACTATGAAATATATCCCAACTAGAAACTGGAACAAAAGTATGTTATTCATTTCGGCGAGTTATATGCATAAGTTCAGGTTTTAGTTGGGTTATCTATAAGTATATAATTAACAATTAGTTTAATTAAAATCTAGGAATGTCTAAGATAGCGCCTCTATTTCCTGATGTAACAAGAGCAGCGTATCTTGCTAGATAACCTGTAGTTATTTTTGGGTTTCTTGGTTTCCAATTTGCTTTTCTTCTTGCTAATTCTTCATCGCTAACTAAGAAGTTAATAGTGTTAGCATTAATATCAATTTGGATGATATCTCCATCCTCAACTAATGCTATGTTACCACCTACTGCTGCCTCTGGAGAAACGTGTCCGATTGAAGCACCTCTGCTAGCGCCACTAAAACGTCCATCTGTTATAAGAGCAACGGAGCTTCCGAGACCTCTTCCTGCAATTGCAGAAGTTGGATTAAGCATTTCTCTCATACCAGGGCCTCCTTTAGGTCCTTCGTATCGTATAACAACAACATCTCCTTCAACAATTTTTCCTGTATTTATGGCTTCAAGTGCATCTTCTTCGCAATCAAATACTTTAGCTGGACCTTCATGCTTTAACATTTCTGGTACAACAGCTGAACGCTTAACGACACATGAATCAGGCGCTAGATTTCCTTTAAGAACTGCGATTCCACCAGTTTGACTATATGGATTTTCGACTGGTCTAATAACTTCAGGATTTTTATTTATACATCCTTCAATGTTTTCGCCAACAGTTTTTCCTGTACATGTTATAAGGTTAGTTTTTAATAAACCAAGTTTATTTATTTCATTCATAACAGCGTAAATTCCACCAGCGTCATTTAAATCTTCAATATAAGTGTGTCCTGCAGGGGCAAGATGACAAAGATTCGGTGTCTTTGCACTAATTTCATTAGCTATATCAACATTTAAATCAAAGCCAACTTCATGTGCAATTGCAGGCAAATGCAACATACTATTGGTGCTACATCCAAGAGCCATGTCCATAGTCATAGCATTCATAAATGCATCTTCTGTCATAATATCTCTTGGTCTTATGTTCTTTTCAAGTAATTCCATGATTTTCATACCAGCATGCTTTGCGAGTTTTATTCTTTCTGAATAAACTGCAGGGATTGTACCATTTCCTTGAAGCCCCATACCAAGTACTTCTGTTAAGCAGTTCATACTATTTGCAGTATACATTCCTGAACAAGAACCACAAGTAGGGCATACGTTATTTTCATATTCATCTAATTTTTCAGCTGTAATTTTTCCAGCATTGTAAGCTCCAACAGCTTCAAACATACTTGATAAGCTTGTCTTGCATCCGTCAACTTTTCCAGCAAGCATTGGTCCGCCACTTACAAAAATTGTAGGAATATTAACTCTTGCCGCAGCCATTAGAAGGCCAGGAACATTTTTATCACAATTAGGAACCATCACTAATGCATCAAAGGCATGAGCCATTGCCATAGCTTCAGTAGAATCTGCAATTAGATCTCTTGTAACTAATGAATATTTCATTCCTTCGTGTCCCATAGCAATACCATCACAAACAGCAATTGCAGGAAAGACAATTGGAGTACCTCCAGCCATTGAAACTCCCATTTTTACAGCTTCAACTATTTTGTCCAAATTCATATGGCCAGGAACGATATCATTTTGTGAGCTTACGATACCTATAAGAGGCCTTTCCGTTTCTTCTTTTGTTAGACCTAAGGCACTAAGTAATGAACGTTGAGGTGCACTTTTTGAGCCTTTTGTTATTACATCACTTCTCATAGCATATTCTCCTTACATATATTTATAATTATCGCGTTGTATGTTCTAATTATAAGTTGTATGATGTCTGTTGTCAATTGCAAGATAAGATTAAAATAAAAAGTGCTATTTCTATAAATATAAAGAATTAGCACTTTATCTTATTCATTTGGTATACCTAAATCTTTCATTGCTCTAATAATATGAATTTTCATGGCAGTTTTTGCGCCTTCAGCATCTCTAGCCTCCAGAAATTCCATTATCATGCGATGATCATTTAAAGTATTTTGAAGAATTGATTTATTTTCATCGGATAAAATAACACCATTATCAATTGCTTTATATAATATAGGCATCAGCTTATTCATAAATTCATTATGAGTGGCTTTTGCAATAGATTTATGGAATGATCTTTCTACCTCGGTTCGATCTTCATTATTTAAGATCATTTCTTCTTCGAGTCTTCCGTAATATAATATTCTTTCTAATTCTTTATCAGTAGCGCGTTTAGCAGCATAGTAGGCAGTCTCGGGTTCAAAAATTAATCTCATTTCATATAAATCTTTAACATCTAATTTTTGAGTAGAAAGATTCTCTAATCCCATGCTTTCAGTAATGTTTTTTATTTCTGATACAAATGTGCCTTTGCCTCGCCTAATTTCTAAAATATTGTGAGCAACTAAAATACGGATGGCCTCTCTTAGAGTAGTTCTACTTACTTTTAATTCAGTAGAAAGCTCATTTTCATTTGGTAGTTTATCACCAATATTAAATTTTTTATCTATAGTAATCATCGCTAGTATATCATCAGCAACACTTTCTGATAAGCTTTTTTCTTTTCGTGGCATAAACAAACCTCCTTTTAGGTTATGTTTATATAATATAATAAAAAAATCTAGCTTTCAAGGGTGATGTCTGATGTCTTATGATTAAAGATTCCTATAAATACAAAATAAAGCTCGTTGGAGCGATTCCAACGAGCACATAAATAAAATTAGATTTGGTTTTCAGCGATAAATGTAGCACAGTCTGTTTCTTGAGTATCGCTAGCATTTCTAGGTTGCACTTCTATTTGTTGTGCGCAACAGTGATCACCTGACATATAATATTGACATGTATTAACAACACATTTGATTCCTTGGTTTGGTGAGTCCATTTTTTCTGGTTTCATAGCTGTTACCTCCTAATAATATTATTTTAATTAACAATAATATTATTAGTTAATGGAACTTTTTTATACGAAAAAATATAAGTTATATTTTTCAAAAAATGACTAAAGATATTTTATTTATTACTTTAAAAAATGTATTTGTTATCTTTTCATGCCACTAATTGTTCATTGATACGATTACATAGTTATAGTAATATATAATTAACAAATAGATTAGGAGGGGTACATATGACATTTGTAATAATAACAGTATTTGTAATTTATTCAATGGTACGTAAACCAAGTACCGCATCCAATAAAGAAAAATAGATTTTTATATAATCAAAATTGTAAAGTTTAATAAAAAATAAATATATAATTTAATAGTAGAAAGAGTAGTTTAAACGCTGCTCTTTTTTTAGTGTTAAGGAATAAAGTGTGTGATTAATAATTTTACAATGAAGAAATTCTATAATATACATATATAATGGCTAAATAAATGCTATGAATTTAAGTTAGTAATAGCATATAAATAGGAATGACAATTAAGCTAAGAATAGTTGTTATGATTGTATTTACCGTAGCATACTCATAATCTGCATTATATCGTTTAGATACTATTGCTGTATTAGTCATGACAGGCATTGCGGCTTGAATAACAAATACTTCTTTCATAAGTAAGGGAGTATTTGCAAAATTACATAATAACAAAATTAATATTGGAGAAATGATAAACCTTCCTAAAATTATTGCCAGCATGTCCCAACTAAATCTAAATTCTTTGAAATTAACAGAGTGAATTGTTATCCCTATAAACAACATAGCTAATGGTGTTGTTAAATTGCCGAAATATTTGCAAGTATCTAGAACAAACTTTGGAAGATGAATATCTAGTAATATAAGTAAAACAGCAAAAGTAAAGCTTAATAAAGGAGGTGACATGATACGTTTTATTGTATCAAAGGAAAATATATTGGCATTGGTAGAGTCGCCATCACGACTAATTTCATATACACCGAGAGTCCAGAAAAAAGTAGTATTTGCTATGTAGTATAATAACACGTTCGGGATACTTTTTTCACCAAATAAAGCCATATTCACCGGAAGACCAATAAATATAGAATTAGATACAAAAAACATTGATCTAAAGGTACCAATTCGTTTCTTTTCCACTTTAATAGCTTTAGAAACAATTACGGCAATTATATAACCAATAGCCATGGAGGTAAATGGCGCGAATAATCCACCACCAAGACTCAATAGTTTCTCTTTATCAAAGCTTTCTGTAAATTGTGAAATCATGAGGCAGGGGATAGCAAGATTGCACACTAATCTTGAAAAAAGCTTTGAAGTTTTTTCATCAAACCAGCCTTTATGAGATAAAAAGAATCCAGTAGAAATCATGAGAACTATACTGAATACACTTCCTAATGCATTAAAAATAACCATTATAAATTCTCCTTTAATATATTTTTTAACTAATTGAATTAAAGAATAATGGATTACACTTTGACTTATATAATGCAATCCTTTGATAAAATGTTTTTCAAATGTTTTAAATCATTGTCTATGTGGTTGTACATAGCTTTATATGCTTTTTCTTCATCTCTCTTTTTAATATAATGAAATATCTCAAGATGATGATTGAAAATATCCATATTACGCTCAGGTTCATAAACATCTATAGATCTATAAAAATAAGTGAGAGAACTCAAATCTTTACTCAATTTTTTTAGATGATTATTTTGGCTGAAATCTAAGATTAAATCATGAAATTTAGTATTTAGTTCAATAATACTTTTAGTAAGTGTATCATCAAAGCTTTCTATGTTTTTTTGAATTTTTACTAATATCTTTTCAATTTCATCTAATTCTTTATTAGATGCTTTAAGAGCAGTTAATTTTGCAGCTTGAGATTCTAAAGCTTGGCGACATTCATAAATATTTTCGATGTCTTCTTTGGTTGGCTTATAAATTGTAATTTTTGATTTATCTCCAATAACAAGTAGTCCATCTTTTTCTAAAGAACGTATGGCTTCTCTTACTGGACTTCTGCTTATTTGAAATTCGCTAGCAAGTTTGGATTCATAAATCCTATCTCCAGGCTTTAGAATGCCATTAAATATCATAGATTTTATAGAATTATAAGCTTGATCATAGTAAGAAGGCGCTTTTTCAATTTTATATTTTTCCATTACTTTATCCTCCTACATATTGTGTTAAAACGATTAATTAATTTCAATATTTATACAATGTATACTGTCGACAAATTAATTTTAGTATAATCTATAAATACCAAATAATCAATATAATTGAAATCAAATTGTACAAATAAATAAAAAACCTGGTGAATTAAATTTTAATAATCTACCAGGTCAGATAATTATATTAGCCTATTTTATTTATCTTCTTCTATGGTGTTTTTTATGTTCAACTAGATCGATAGCGCCAAGAACCATGTGAGCTGCGCCAAACCCAACAACTCCAGCAGCGATAACTGGTGCCATTTCTACTGCCACCATAGCTGCACCTACACCTGTTACAACTGTACCTAATGCAGTTGGTATTGCTCCTTCTCGAATTCTCATATTCATTCCTCCTTTAAACTAATAGAGTATAGTAATACTAACATTTTTTTATTTAAGATTTATTATTTGCATTAATAATTTTCCATCTAAAAATATTTTTATACTAAATAATGATTTATAAAAAATATTAAATTATCTGATTTATAAATTTTATTTATCTTCAGTTTGCTTATCATATGCTATGAGGCATACTGGAGGATTATGGTGTTCATTTATTTTATTTTCCATTTGTCTTATGAAATATATATCTTCTGTAGATAAATCACTGAATTCATTATCAAATTTACTGCTATCATTACTCATATTATCACTCCTTTCATAAGTATAGTATGGATAGGTAGAAAGATTTTAATCTGAAAATAATAAAGTAATAAGCTTTTTATTATATGTTTTATATCGGTGTATATATTTTTTCAGCGTGGCAAAGATAATTTTAATAAATCATAAAAGGAGTGTTGTTTATATGTTATCTACAATAAAAGCCAACAATTTAATAAATGAAAAATCTCCTTATTTATTGCAACATGCTAATAATCCAATAAATTGGTATTCATGGAGTGAGGAAGCATTTGCAAAAGCTAAAGAGGAAGATAAGCCTATTTTTTTATCAATTGGGTATTCAACTTGTCACTGGTGTCATGTAATGGCTCATGAATCATTTGAAGATGAAGAAATTGCAGAAATTATGAATGATAGTTTTATTGCAATTAAAGTGGACAGAGAGGAAAGACCAGATATTGATAGTGTATATATGACAGTTTGCCAAGCCTTAACCGGCCATGGAGGTTGGCCGCTTACAGTGATAATGACTCCAGATCAAAAACCATTTTTTGCAGGTACTTATTTTCCTAAAAAGGCTAAATATAATATGCCAGGACTTATGGATATTTTAAATTCAATAAATAAGCAATGGAAGGATAATAAGGATAAGCTTATATCATCTGGTGATAGTATTTTATCAGAACTTGGCAGCTATTTTGATGGTGAAAGAAGCAAAATGAAGTTGACATCTAAAACATTAAAAAATGGATATAATCAAATTTCACATGCTTTTGAGGAAAAGTATGGAGGATTTGGCGATGCACCTAAATTTCCGACGCCTCATATTATAATGTTTTTGCTTAGGTATTATAAATCCCATAAAGAAATTAAAGCTTTAGAAATGGCTGAAAAAACTTTGATTTCTATGTATAGAGGTGGAATATTTGATCATATAGGTTTTGGCTTTTCAAGATATTCTACGGATAGTAAGTGGTTGGTACCACATTTTGAAAAGATGCTTTATGATAATGCTTTGCTTGTCATTGTATATTTAGAGGGATACGAGGTTACAAGAAATGAGATTTACAAAGAGGTTGCAACAAAAGTGCTAGAATATGTATTTAGAGAACTTACTAGTAAAGATGGTGGATTTTACTGTGCTGAGGATGCAGATAGTGAAGGTGAAGAGGGAAAATATTATGTGTTTGAACCTTTAGAAATTTTAAGTGTTTTAGGAGAAGAAGATGGTACATATTTTAATGATTATTTTGACATAACTTCTGATGGGAACTTTGAGGGCAAGAGCATTCCAAATTTAATAAAAAATAAAAACTTTCATAAGTCAGATGATAGGATAAAGTTACTTAGTGAACAAATACTTCAATATAGAAGTGACAGAACGGAACTACATAAAGATGATAAAATCCTAACTTCATGGAATGGACTTATGATAGCTGCACTTGGAAAAGCCTATAAAGTTCTTGAGGATGAAAGATACTTTGAATATGCTAAAAAGGCAGTAGAATTTATTTTTAATAACTTGATTGATGAAAATGGAAGACTTCTCGCAAGGTATAGAGATGAGGATTCACGTCATAAAGCTTATTTGGATGACTATGCTTTTCTTTGTTTTGGACTTATAGAGCTTTATGAAAGTAGCTATGATATTGAGTTTTTAAATAAGGCGATTGAAATAAATAAGGATATGATTAACTTATTTTGGGATAATGAAAAAGATGGATTTTTCCTTTATGGTGAGGATAGTGAAAAATTAATTGCTAGACCTAAGGAACTTTTTGATGGCGCTATGCCTTCAGGAAATTCTGTTGCAGCTTATAATTTAATAAAGCTTGCAAGACTTACTGGAGATTTAACTCTTGAAG from the Clostridium beijerinckii genome contains:
- the ilvD gene encoding dihydroxy-acid dehydratase — encoded protein: MRSDVITKGSKSAPQRSLLSALGLTKEETERPLIGIVSSQNDIVPGHMNLDKIVEAVKMGVSMAGGTPIVFPAIAVCDGIAMGHEGMKYSLVTRDLIADSTEAMAMAHAFDALVMVPNCDKNVPGLLMAAARVNIPTIFVSGGPMLAGKVDGCKTSLSSMFEAVGAYNAGKITAEKLDEYENNVCPTCGSCSGMYTANSMNCLTEVLGMGLQGNGTIPAVYSERIKLAKHAGMKIMELLEKNIRPRDIMTEDAFMNAMTMDMALGCSTNSMLHLPAIAHEVGFDLNVDIANEISAKTPNLCHLAPAGHTYIEDLNDAGGIYAVMNEINKLGLLKTNLITCTGKTVGENIEGCINKNPEVIRPVENPYSQTGGIAVLKGNLAPDSCVVKRSAVVPEMLKHEGPAKVFDCEEDALEAINTGKIVEGDVVVIRYEGPKGGPGMREMLNPTSAIAGRGLGSSVALITDGRFSGASRGASIGHVSPEAAVGGNIALVEDGDIIQIDINANTINFLVSDEELARRKANWKPRNPKITTGYLARYAALVTSGNRGAILDIPRF
- a CDS encoding FadR/GntR family transcriptional regulator, which translates into the protein MPRKEKSLSESVADDILAMITIDKKFNIGDKLPNENELSTELKVSRTTLREAIRILVAHNILEIRRGKGTFVSEIKNITESMGLENLSTQKLDVKDLYEMRLIFEPETAYYAAKRATDKELERILYYGRLEEEMILNNEDRTEVERSFHKSIAKATHNEFMNKLMPILYKAIDNGVILSDENKSILQNTLNDHRMIMEFLEARDAEGAKTAMKIHIIRAMKDLGIPNE
- a CDS encoding DUF1540 domain-containing protein, with the translated sequence MKPEKMDSPNQGIKCVVNTCQYYMSGDHCCAQQIEVQPRNASDTQETDCATFIAENQI
- a CDS encoding AEC family transporter, yielding MVIFNALGSVFSIVLMISTGFFLSHKGWFDEKTSKLFSRLVCNLAIPCLMISQFTESFDKEKLLSLGGGLFAPFTSMAIGYIIAVIVSKAIKVEKKRIGTFRSMFFVSNSIFIGLPVNMALFGEKSIPNVLLYYIANTTFFWTLGVYEISRDGDSTNANIFSFDTIKRIMSPPLLSFTFAVLLILLDIHLPKFVLDTCKYFGNLTTPLAMLFIGITIHSVNFKEFRFSWDMLAIILGRFIISPILILLLCNFANTPLLMKEVFVIQAAMPVMTNTAIVSKRYNADYEYATVNTIITTILSLIVIPIYMLLLT
- a CDS encoding GntR family transcriptional regulator; translated protein: MEKYKIEKAPSYYDQAYNSIKSMIFNGILKPGDRIYESKLASEFQISRSPVREAIRSLEKDGLLVIGDKSKITIYKPTKEDIENIYECRQALESQAAKLTALKASNKELDEIEKILVKIQKNIESFDDTLTKSIIELNTKFHDLILDFSQNNHLKKLSKDLSSLTYFYRSIDVYEPERNMDIFNHHLEIFHYIKKRDEEKAYKAMYNHIDNDLKHLKNILSKDCII
- a CDS encoding thioredoxin domain-containing protein, whose translation is MLSTIKANNLINEKSPYLLQHANNPINWYSWSEEAFAKAKEEDKPIFLSIGYSTCHWCHVMAHESFEDEEIAEIMNDSFIAIKVDREERPDIDSVYMTVCQALTGHGGWPLTVIMTPDQKPFFAGTYFPKKAKYNMPGLMDILNSINKQWKDNKDKLISSGDSILSELGSYFDGERSKMKLTSKTLKNGYNQISHAFEEKYGGFGDAPKFPTPHIIMFLLRYYKSHKEIKALEMAEKTLISMYRGGIFDHIGFGFSRYSTDSKWLVPHFEKMLYDNALLVIVYLEGYEVTRNEIYKEVATKVLEYVFRELTSKDGGFYCAEDADSEGEEGKYYVFEPLEILSVLGEEDGTYFNDYFDITSDGNFEGKSIPNLIKNKNFHKSDDRIKLLSEQILQYRSDRTELHKDDKILTSWNGLMIAALGKAYKVLEDERYFEYAKKAVEFIFNNLIDENGRLLARYRDEDSRHKAYLDDYAFLCFGLIELYESSYDIEFLNKAIEINKDMINLFWDNEKDGFFLYGEDSEKLIARPKELFDGAMPSGNSVAAYNLIKLARLTGDLTLEEMAEKQFNFICGSVFNEEINHSFFLMAASFALNESQELVCVTNDKGEEEKIKDLLSERSLFNLTTIIKNDENRNKIEKLAPFLKEYDLINEKSTYYLCKGKSCMAPVNDIDELRKMLSKL